The Acetivibrio cellulolyticus CD2 genome has a segment encoding these proteins:
- a CDS encoding vitamin B12-dependent ribonucleotide reductase, whose product MNLTENAVKVLEKRYLSKDENGCLLEDPKGMFMRVAKAVALADKDFVSAKELKAIEQEFYDMMLNLEFLPNSPTLMNAGRPLGQLSACFVLPIEDTMEGIFETIKNAALIHKSGGGTGFSFSRLRQKGASVNSTGGVASGPVSFMKVFNAATEAVKQGGTRRGANMGILRVDHPDILEFISCKKDNSDITNFNISVGITEKFMSAVEAAGDYDLIDPHSGKTVGKLNARYVFDIIIDMAWNNGEPGIIFLDRLNKDNVTPELGNIESTNPCGEQPLLPYEACNLGSINLSLMIKNTDGVPEVDYDKLGNTARKAVHFLDNVIDVNKYPLPEIDEMTRGTRKIGLGVMGWADMLCKLNIAYNSQKAIALAEKIMHFIQEESRKASIELAEKKGVFPHYDKSIYKDLGIKIRNATTTTIAPTGTLSIIAGVSSGIEPLFAISYIRNVMDNDELIEVNPLFKQIAVIDGFYSDELMRRIANKGTIHGFPEIPKSVQSVFATSHDISPEWHVKMQAAFQRYTDNAVSKTVNLRNEATKEDVSEVFWHAYKTYCKGVTIYRDGSRDLQVLNIGKVKGKEQEATVEESVEIPTKCIIPRQRPDIATGFTEKVKIGCGNLYVTVNYDENGICEVFTNTGRAGGCPSQSEATARLVSIALRSGVDHKYIVEQLKGIRCPSTIRQKGLKVMSCPDAIGRLIEKVAKMQKGSDGLAAELSISDDQKFHGPTAKMYYEEECSACEGSVICEEEEVVNLESKATCPECGKAVEHEGGCVVCRNCGYSKCG is encoded by the coding sequence ATGAATTTGACTGAAAACGCGGTTAAAGTCCTTGAAAAAAGGTACCTGTCCAAAGATGAAAACGGCTGTTTATTAGAAGATCCCAAAGGTATGTTTATGAGAGTTGCAAAAGCTGTAGCTCTTGCAGATAAAGATTTTGTATCAGCAAAAGAACTCAAGGCGATTGAGCAGGAGTTCTATGACATGATGCTTAATCTTGAGTTTTTGCCGAATTCTCCAACATTAATGAATGCTGGTAGACCTTTAGGACAGCTGAGTGCTTGCTTTGTTCTTCCAATAGAAGACACAATGGAAGGCATTTTCGAGACTATTAAAAACGCTGCATTAATACATAAAAGCGGTGGGGGGACAGGATTTAGTTTTTCAAGGTTACGTCAAAAAGGCGCGTCAGTAAATTCAACCGGTGGAGTTGCTAGTGGTCCGGTAAGTTTTATGAAGGTTTTTAACGCAGCAACAGAAGCAGTAAAACAAGGTGGTACTAGAAGAGGGGCTAATATGGGTATCCTCAGGGTAGACCATCCTGATATTCTTGAGTTTATATCATGTAAAAAGGACAATTCGGACATTACGAACTTTAATATTAGTGTTGGTATTACTGAAAAGTTTATGAGTGCTGTAGAAGCTGCAGGGGATTATGATTTAATTGATCCTCACTCAGGCAAAACAGTAGGTAAACTTAATGCAAGATATGTATTTGACATAATTATTGATATGGCATGGAATAATGGTGAGCCGGGGATTATATTCCTGGATAGATTAAATAAGGATAATGTTACACCTGAGCTCGGTAATATAGAAAGTACCAATCCTTGCGGAGAGCAGCCTTTGCTTCCATATGAAGCATGCAATCTGGGCTCTATAAACTTGAGTCTGATGATTAAAAACACAGACGGAGTGCCTGAGGTGGACTACGATAAGTTGGGAAATACGGCAAGGAAAGCAGTTCATTTCCTTGATAATGTTATAGATGTTAATAAGTATCCTTTGCCTGAGATTGATGAAATGACAAGAGGCACAAGAAAGATAGGTCTTGGAGTTATGGGATGGGCAGACATGCTATGTAAGCTTAATATTGCTTATAACTCCCAGAAGGCTATAGCACTTGCTGAGAAAATAATGCATTTTATTCAGGAAGAATCGAGAAAAGCATCTATCGAACTTGCTGAGAAAAAAGGTGTGTTCCCACATTATGATAAGAGCATTTATAAAGATCTTGGTATCAAGATCCGCAATGCTACAACTACAACTATTGCGCCTACAGGTACATTGAGTATAATTGCTGGGGTATCAAGTGGAATAGAACCATTATTTGCAATATCATATATCAGAAATGTTATGGACAATGATGAACTTATAGAAGTAAACCCATTGTTCAAGCAAATTGCAGTAATTGATGGATTCTACTCTGATGAATTGATGAGGAGAATAGCAAACAAGGGAACAATACATGGATTCCCTGAGATACCAAAGTCAGTTCAAAGTGTGTTTGCTACTTCACATGATATTTCGCCGGAATGGCATGTAAAGATGCAGGCAGCATTCCAAAGGTATACGGACAACGCTGTATCTAAAACAGTTAATCTAAGGAATGAAGCGACTAAGGAGGATGTATCTGAAGTATTCTGGCATGCTTATAAGACATACTGCAAAGGTGTTACTATTTACAGGGATGGCAGTAGGGATTTACAGGTACTTAACATTGGAAAGGTTAAAGGCAAGGAGCAGGAAGCAACTGTCGAGGAGTCGGTTGAAATTCCGACAAAGTGTATAATTCCAAGGCAGAGACCGGATATAGCTACAGGATTTACTGAGAAGGTAAAGATCGGGTGCGGAAATTTATATGTTACAGTAAACTATGATGAAAACGGTATATGCGAAGTGTTTACCAATACCGGACGTGCAGGGGGCTGTCCTTCACAGTCTGAAGCTACGGCAAGACTTGTATCTATTGCACTCAGATCAGGTGTGGACCATAAATATATAGTTGAACAGCTAAAAGGTATCAGATGCCCTTCGACTATCAGGCAGAAAGGACTTAAAGTGATGTCTTGTCCTGATGCAATAGGAAGGCTTATAGAGAAGGTTGCAAAAATGCAAAAGGGTAGTGATGGCCTAGCTGCGGAATTAAGTATTTCTGATGATCAGAAATTCCATGGTCCTACAGCTAAAATGTACTACGAGGAAGAATGCAGCGCATGTGAAGGATCTGTCATTTGTGAGGAAGAGGAAGTTGTGAATCTAGAATCGAAAGCAACTTGTCCGGAGTGCGGTAAAGCTGTTGAACATGAAGGCGGTTGTGTAGTTTGCAGGAATTGTGGTTATTCCAAGTGTGGTTAG
- a CDS encoding putative glycoside hydrolase, with protein MLKNWATNVICMRNKMVLLLLVGAMVFSMTSCTNKKTKTENSPIPTVTSGNKTPNSTGNTGNGEATSMPNASASPAVGSQSNADGINSPKKDIKVKALYLTGWTVGNPAKVQHYIDLANNTEINSYVVDIKDDDGYVGYESNVPAVKEAGAWKPKYKVDEVLKAFHDKDVHVIGRLVCFKDPVYSAKNPDLAIKKTDGTIWKEKLGNGKTVSWLNPYNKESWEYLVSIAKEAVEKGFDEIQFDYVRFPNGIKKVTDFSSYNKQKYEAIDEFLAYAKKELPGVVVSADVFAIICESPADTEGIGQYLEMVGKDVDYLSPMAYPSHYAPGQQVNGVTFAKPDLDPYGVVYNTLAKAKNRISKVQGYNASIRAYLQDFTASWLKKGNYKQYGPDEVKQQIKAVYDAGYEEWILWDPANSYDESAFLKEDAKAQ; from the coding sequence ATGTTAAAAAATTGGGCAACAAATGTAATTTGTATGAGAAACAAAATGGTATTACTTTTACTTGTGGGTGCAATGGTATTTTCTATGACTTCATGTACGAACAAAAAAACAAAAACTGAAAATAGCCCTATACCTACGGTCACTTCTGGCAATAAAACCCCAAATAGTACTGGAAATACGGGAAATGGTGAAGCTACTTCAATGCCTAATGCCAGTGCAAGTCCTGCCGTGGGTTCACAAAGCAATGCTGACGGTATAAATTCGCCAAAAAAGGATATAAAGGTAAAAGCATTATACCTCACAGGTTGGACTGTAGGAAATCCTGCAAAAGTTCAACATTATATTGACCTTGCGAACAATACAGAGATAAATTCATATGTAGTTGATATAAAGGATGATGACGGATATGTAGGTTATGAGTCCAATGTACCTGCTGTAAAGGAAGCAGGCGCTTGGAAACCTAAATACAAGGTTGATGAAGTTTTAAAGGCATTTCATGATAAGGATGTTCATGTTATAGGTAGGCTTGTTTGTTTTAAAGATCCTGTTTACTCAGCTAAAAATCCCGACCTGGCTATTAAGAAAACTGACGGAACCATATGGAAAGAAAAACTTGGTAATGGAAAAACCGTTTCATGGCTAAACCCTTATAATAAGGAGTCATGGGAATACCTGGTTTCTATAGCCAAAGAAGCTGTAGAGAAGGGGTTTGATGAAATTCAGTTTGACTATGTAAGATTTCCAAACGGAATTAAAAAGGTAACGGATTTTAGCAGTTATAATAAACAAAAATATGAAGCAATTGATGAATTTTTGGCATATGCCAAGAAGGAATTGCCTGGAGTAGTTGTTTCGGCGGACGTATTTGCTATTATTTGTGAAAGTCCTGCAGATACCGAGGGAATTGGTCAATACCTTGAGATGGTAGGTAAGGACGTAGATTATTTGTCACCTATGGCTTATCCTTCACACTATGCTCCCGGTCAACAGGTAAATGGTGTTACTTTTGCGAAGCCGGATCTTGACCCTTATGGAGTAGTATATAACACTCTTGCAAAGGCAAAGAACAGAATTTCTAAAGTACAAGGTTATAACGCAAGTATTAGAGCTTATCTGCAGGATTTTACAGCTTCATGGCTTAAAAAAGGAAATTACAAGCAATATGGTCCTGATGAGGTTAAGCAGCAAATAAAAGCTGTTTATGATGCAGGGTATGAAGAGTGGATTTTATGGGATCCTGCTAATTCATATGACGAATCTGCTTTTCTAAAGGAAGATGCAAAGGCTCAATAA